One part of the Halopenitus persicus genome encodes these proteins:
- a CDS encoding TRAP transporter permease has product MTTNHRTDGGIDDSNDRGSRAPDPGDDPGDGPGGPDSIPPSDETTDEISREEAEELIEEIERRRSLRGIAAVAVAVIGILFSVFQLFLAARSFSFTIWLPTIEIAGLSIAPIPVSLQLLQANAIHVAFALVLTFLLFPGSMGDGIVSRNLGRIVPAFADRLGDRNPLTRLFARIRSAVRWAFIDPDRDRVTPFDLVCIVAAILSAIYFLTEFSEIQNMRVFGIDSGRPVTEVYAFLQPILGGVPFVSEYSYAMALGVIGVLLVLEATRRTLGLPLMIIVATFIVYARWGFLISGNTPFLGLLAIPELTWPDIIQNLWYNTENGVFGIPVTVSVSFIYIFILFGAFLEMSGAGQWFIDLAYAATGSRKGGPAKASILASGFMGTISGSSIANTVTTGAFTIPLMKRSGYSPEFAGAVESSASSGGQILPPVMGAAAFLMVQYTATPFADIIIISTIPAIVFFFGVWVMVHLKAVQEGIGGVSDADTVSMWSHLKRGWFYLVPIGLLLYYLIIERLSVSRSAWFTLVALVALIALVSAYSEETRLRLLGVFAAVVGVELASHTIAGVPVTGLLTGAGGAGIPLGEAAGVVLSRIEWYAMLAGTLTLLSKPDLDASLLDLNPSVRETAESIGDRTGRDLGESQPFKLGTFVVTSMEQGARTAVPVVVAVAAAGIIPGVISVSGLGPNLTSLLLALSGGSIVVMLLVTAVSSIILGMGMPTTVTYIILISMLATPLVEFGIPLLAAHLFILYFGVIADITPPVAVAAYAASGVAKSDPFETGVKAFSLSLNKAIVPFAFVLAPGIVLLREKANAAELQLRERYRVVGFEDLAELSYSIPEILVPVIGVFLGVIALGATVIGTLYTRVDRAGRVGFAVSSLLLMAPRLLSEAVFDTLGLVGISVSVDALLLDLTLRGVGFVLFALLTVRNRRKADGESDGPGADPEAGAGSTGAVAGSGSA; this is encoded by the coding sequence ATGACCACGAACCATCGAACGGACGGCGGCATCGACGATTCGAACGACCGCGGCTCGCGAGCGCCCGATCCCGGCGACGATCCCGGGGACGGTCCCGGAGGCCCCGATTCGATCCCGCCGAGTGACGAAACGACCGACGAGATCTCCCGCGAGGAGGCCGAGGAGCTGATCGAGGAGATCGAGCGCCGCCGGTCGCTGCGGGGGATCGCCGCGGTGGCGGTCGCGGTGATCGGGATCCTCTTTTCGGTCTTCCAACTGTTCCTCGCCGCCCGGAGCTTCTCGTTCACGATCTGGCTCCCCACCATCGAGATCGCCGGACTCTCGATCGCGCCGATACCGGTCTCGCTGCAGCTCCTCCAAGCGAACGCGATCCACGTTGCCTTCGCGCTCGTGCTCACGTTCCTGCTGTTCCCGGGCAGCATGGGTGACGGCATCGTTTCCCGGAACCTCGGCCGGATCGTTCCGGCCTTCGCGGACCGGCTCGGCGACCGAAACCCGCTCACGCGGCTGTTCGCGAGGATTCGGTCGGCGGTCCGCTGGGCGTTCATCGACCCCGACCGCGACCGGGTGACGCCGTTCGATCTGGTCTGCATCGTGGCGGCGATCCTGTCGGCGATCTACTTCCTGACGGAGTTCTCGGAGATCCAGAACATGCGCGTCTTCGGGATCGACTCGGGACGTCCGGTCACCGAGGTGTACGCGTTCCTCCAGCCGATCCTCGGCGGCGTCCCGTTCGTGAGCGAGTACTCCTACGCGATGGCGCTGGGCGTGATCGGCGTCCTGCTGGTGCTGGAGGCGACTCGTCGGACGCTGGGCCTCCCGTTGATGATCATCGTCGCCACGTTCATCGTCTACGCCCGCTGGGGGTTCCTCATCAGCGGGAACACGCCGTTCCTCGGGTTGCTCGCGATTCCGGAACTCACCTGGCCGGACATCATTCAGAACCTCTGGTACAACACCGAGAACGGCGTCTTCGGGATTCCGGTGACGGTCTCGGTGAGCTTCATCTACATCTTCATCCTCTTCGGCGCATTCCTCGAGATGAGCGGGGCCGGCCAGTGGTTCATCGACCTCGCGTACGCGGCGACCGGCAGCCGGAAGGGCGGTCCGGCGAAGGCGAGCATCCTCGCCAGCGGATTCATGGGAACCATCTCGGGGTCGTCGATCGCCAACACGGTCACGACCGGCGCGTTCACCATCCCGCTGATGAAGCGGTCGGGCTACTCGCCGGAGTTCGCCGGTGCCGTCGAGTCGTCGGCCTCCTCGGGCGGGCAGATCCTGCCGCCCGTGATGGGGGCGGCCGCGTTCCTGATGGTCCAGTACACCGCGACGCCGTTCGCCGACATCATCATCATCTCGACGATTCCGGCGATCGTCTTCTTCTTCGGCGTCTGGGTGATGGTCCACCTCAAGGCGGTCCAGGAGGGCATCGGCGGCGTGTCCGACGCGGACACCGTCTCCATGTGGAGCCACCTCAAGCGCGGCTGGTTCTACCTCGTTCCGATCGGCCTGCTGTTGTACTACCTCATCATCGAGCGGCTCTCGGTCTCGCGGTCCGCGTGGTTCACTCTCGTGGCGCTCGTCGCGCTGATCGCGCTCGTCTCGGCGTACAGCGAGGAGACGCGGCTGCGGCTGCTCGGCGTGTTCGCCGCCGTCGTCGGCGTCGAGCTGGCAAGCCACACCATCGCGGGCGTGCCGGTCACCGGCCTCCTTACGGGGGCCGGCGGCGCGGGAATCCCGCTCGGCGAGGCGGCCGGCGTCGTGCTCTCGCGGATCGAGTGGTACGCGATGCTTGCGGGGACGCTGACGCTGCTCTCGAAGCCGGACCTCGATGCGTCGTTGCTCGATCTCAACCCCTCGGTCCGGGAAACCGCCGAATCGATCGGCGACCGAACCGGTCGGGACCTGGGCGAGAGCCAGCCGTTCAAGCTCGGCACCTTCGTGGTCACGTCGATGGAGCAGGGCGCACGCACCGCGGTCCCGGTCGTCGTCGCGGTCGCGGCCGCCGGGATCATCCCCGGCGTCATCAGCGTCTCCGGGCTCGGTCCGAACCTGACCTCGCTGTTGCTCGCGCTCTCCGGCGGCTCGATCGTGGTCATGTTGCTCGTGACGGCCGTCTCGAGCATCATTCTCGGGATGGGGATGCCGACGACGGTCACCTACATCATCCTCATCTCGATGCTGGCGACGCCGCTCGTCGAGTTCGGCATCCCGCTTCTGGCCGCCCACCTGTTCATCCTCTATTTCGGCGTCATCGCCGACATCACGCCGCCAGTGGCCGTCGCGGCGTACGCGGCCAGCGGGGTCGCCAAGTCGGACCCCTTCGAAACCGGCGTGAAGGCGTTCTCGCTGTCGTTGAACAAGGCGATCGTCCCCTTCGCGTTCGTGCTCGCGCCGGGGATCGTCCTGCTGCGCGAGAAGGCGAACGCCGCGGAGCTGCAGCTCCGAGAGCGCTACCGCGTGGTCGGCTTCGAGGACCTCGCCGAGCTCTCGTACTCGATCCCCGAGATCCTCGTGCCGGTCATCGGGGTCTTCCTCGGCGTGATCGCGCTCGGCGCGACCGTCATCGGAACGCTGTACACGCGCGTCGACCGCGCCGGACGGGTCGGATTCGCGGTCAGCTCCCTGCTGTTGATGGCGCCGCGGTTGCTCTCCGAGGCCGTCTTCGACACGCTCGGGCTCGTCGGGATCTCCGTCTCGGTCGACGCGCTCCTGCTCGATCTCACCCTCCGTGGCGTCGGATTCGTCCTGTTCGCCCTGCTCACGGTCCGTAACCGTCGAAAGGCGGACGGCGAGAGTGATGGCCCTGGTGCGGATCCGGAGGCGGGAGCCGGATCGACCGGGGCTGTCGCCGGTTCCGGCTCCGCCTGA
- a CDS encoding DUF1850 domain-containing protein — translation MGRFSRPNVRAAVLLAAVVALVALAATAPVEAVLVVEDVETGERYLTAPVNDGSTVALEYTHSVEKSRVYDEYRVDGTTLVNTRMEFESYGWGLPARVDVTNVNGTLVYDPEEPITELETLSVSPGRIADHTLIVDGRRHDLVAVTRGNDVRLHIERRSLLEMIS, via the coding sequence ATGGGCCGCTTTTCCCGACCGAACGTTCGTGCCGCGGTCCTGCTCGCGGCGGTCGTCGCCCTCGTCGCCCTGGCGGCGACCGCGCCAGTCGAGGCCGTCCTCGTCGTCGAGGACGTGGAGACGGGCGAGCGCTACCTCACGGCGCCGGTCAACGACGGGAGCACGGTGGCCCTCGAGTACACCCACAGCGTCGAGAAATCACGCGTCTACGACGAGTACCGCGTGGACGGGACGACGCTCGTGAACACTCGGATGGAGTTCGAGTCCTACGGCTGGGGACTCCCGGCACGCGTCGACGTTACGAACGTCAACGGGACCCTCGTTTACGACCCCGAGGAACCGATCACCGAACTCGAGACCCTCTCCGTCTCGCCGGGGCGGATCGCCGACCACACGCTGATCGTCGACGGACGGCGACACGACCTCGTCGCGGTGACCCGGGGGAACGACGTCAGACTGCACATCGAACGACGGTCGCTTCTCGAGATGATCTCATGA
- a CDS encoding SDR family NAD(P)-dependent oxidoreductase produces the protein MELQNSTVLVTGATGNMGPYVTDSLVDSGATVIGTYVTETARDDVENRVENADAVSYYQVDLTDQAAVEDFTETIVDDHGSIDHIVGLAGGFSMGSVNDTDAEAFQAALNRHATTAFLTVKAFVDHLDDRSSVVLFSSDRAINPVGGTLAYDVGKGAVRTLTESLDAELDARVNAVAPFLIDVPGNREAMPDADFSEWTAPEAIVDEVLHLLSNEGVTGQIVPMTGGQSEVAE, from the coding sequence ATGGAACTACAAAACTCGACGGTGCTCGTAACCGGTGCAACCGGCAACATGGGCCCGTACGTGACGGATTCGCTCGTCGACAGTGGCGCCACTGTCATCGGTACCTACGTCACCGAAACCGCGAGAGATGACGTCGAAAACCGCGTCGAAAACGCCGATGCAGTATCGTACTACCAGGTCGACCTGACCGATCAGGCAGCCGTCGAAGACTTCACCGAGACGATCGTCGACGACCACGGATCGATCGATCACATCGTCGGACTCGCCGGCGGTTTCTCGATGGGCAGCGTCAACGACACCGACGCCGAAGCCTTCCAGGCTGCACTGAATCGCCACGCGACGACGGCGTTTCTGACGGTCAAGGCCTTCGTGGACCACCTCGACGACCGGAGCAGTGTCGTCCTGTTCAGTTCCGACCGTGCCATCAACCCCGTCGGCGGCACGCTCGCGTACGACGTCGGCAAGGGTGCAGTCCGGACGCTGACCGAGTCGCTCGACGCCGAACTCGACGCCCGGGTCAACGCCGTTGCCCCGTTCCTCATCGACGTGCCGGGGAACCGCGAGGCGATGCCCGACGCCGACTTCTCGGAGTGGACGGCCCCGGAGGCCATCGTCGACGAGGTGCTCCACTTGCTTTCGAACGAGGGTGTTACGGGCCAGATCGTCCCGATGACGGGCGGGCAGTCAGAGGTGGCGGAGTAA
- a CDS encoding two-component system sensor histidine kinase NtrB yields MGTDTDSDTLPVDSEEFHRTLVENAAEGMLTIDEDSRIVYANPAIEDVLGYTPEELVGSSKTRIVPERLRPVHGAALASYADTGERNIDWDGVELPALHKDGHEVPTLISLREHRHDGEQYFTGIVRDISDRTERERELRRRKDRLDEFADVLAHDIRNPLSVAQGYTELAREDHDAPDLDRVADALGRIEELIDDLLALSKEGARIGETAPVSLADCVRESWDGVDARDAELRIEAPLGTIEADRSRLRDLFGNLLRNAVEHGSADVTVTVGLLAHEADSDAGTPDGFYVADDGPGIPSASRAEIFDRGYSTQDGGTGYGLAIVHGIAEAHGWDVSIASASGGAGSGTDGAGSGTDGAGSGTDGESSDANGARFEFRNVEFVSDDA; encoded by the coding sequence ATGGGAACGGACACGGATTCGGACACGCTGCCGGTCGACTCCGAGGAGTTCCACCGGACGCTCGTTGAGAACGCCGCGGAGGGGATGTTGACGATCGACGAAGACAGTCGCATCGTCTACGCGAACCCCGCGATCGAGGACGTTTTGGGGTATACGCCCGAGGAGCTCGTCGGGAGTTCGAAAACGCGGATCGTTCCCGAGCGGCTCCGTCCGGTTCACGGTGCGGCGCTCGCGTCGTACGCCGACACGGGAGAACGGAACATCGACTGGGACGGCGTCGAGCTGCCCGCCCTTCACAAGGACGGCCACGAGGTCCCGACGCTCATCAGCCTCCGCGAGCACCGCCACGACGGAGAGCAGTATTTCACGGGGATCGTTCGGGACATATCCGACCGGACGGAGCGGGAGCGGGAGCTCCGGCGGCGCAAGGACCGTCTCGACGAGTTCGCCGACGTCCTCGCCCACGACATCCGCAATCCGCTGTCGGTCGCGCAGGGCTACACCGAGCTGGCCCGCGAGGACCACGACGCGCCGGATCTCGACCGCGTCGCGGACGCCCTCGGCCGCATCGAGGAACTGATCGACGACCTGCTGGCGCTCTCGAAGGAAGGCGCCCGAATCGGCGAGACCGCTCCCGTCTCCCTCGCCGACTGCGTTCGAGAGTCGTGGGACGGCGTCGATGCCCGCGACGCCGAACTTCGGATCGAGGCGCCGCTTGGAACGATCGAGGCCGATCGAAGCCGGCTGCGTGACCTCTTCGGAAACCTCCTCCGGAACGCGGTCGAGCACGGTAGCGCGGACGTCACGGTCACGGTCGGACTCCTTGCCCACGAGGCCGACTCGGACGCGGGGACGCCGGACGGGTTCTACGTGGCCGACGACGGCCCCGGAATCCCGTCGGCCAGCCGGGCCGAGATCTTCGACCGCGGCTACTCGACGCAGGACGGGGGGACCGGATATGGCCTCGCGATCGTTCACGGCATCGCCGAGGCGCACGGCTGGGACGTGTCGATCGCATCGGCATCCGGCGGAGCCGGGAGCGGGACCGACGGAGCCGGGAGCGGGACCGACGGAGCCGGGAGCGGGACCGACGGAGAGTCGTCGGACGCGAACGGGGCTCGGTTCGAGTTCAGGAACGTCGAGTTCGTCTCCGACGACGCCTAG
- a CDS encoding type IV pilin, with protein MNLKQLFADDRAVSPVIGVILMVAITVILAAVIGTFVLGMGDDLQNTQPTASFNMDFDTTPDPNAVTISHAGGDTISEDDSLTVSVTSAKRLNASDSEDGGTWSDIGDPYSWDTTGGVGAGSSQTLYLYEDDGGTSNAEWSGETVSVNWESADGSSSAQLASQTAP; from the coding sequence ATGAACCTGAAACAGCTCTTTGCCGACGATCGTGCAGTCAGCCCCGTGATCGGCGTGATCCTGATGGTGGCGATCACCGTCATCCTCGCCGCCGTCATCGGGACCTTCGTCCTCGGAATGGGCGACGACCTCCAGAACACCCAGCCGACCGCCAGCTTCAATATGGACTTCGATACGACTCCGGACCCAAACGCGGTGACGATCTCTCACGCCGGCGGTGACACCATCTCGGAAGATGATAGTCTGACCGTCTCCGTGACATCCGCCAAACGTCTCAACGCTAGCGATAGTGAGGACGGCGGTACTTGGAGCGACATCGGCGATCCTTATAGCTGGGACACTACCGGTGGAGTTGGTGCAGGTAGTTCACAGACGCTCTACCTTTACGAAGACGATGGGGGAACCAGCAATGCTGAGTGGAGCGGTGAAACGGTCTCGGTGAACTGGGAGTCGGCCGACGGTAGCTCCTCGGCGCAGCTCGCATCCCAGACCGCGCCCTGA
- a CDS encoding ferritin-like domain-containing protein, producing the protein MSNDRVIELLRKAYSDEIETVMNYQTNAIVLDGVRAEEIKESLQTDIQEELAHAEQLGQRLKQLDARPPGSAEFTARQDSLQPPADSTDVLSVIRGVLDAEEDAIATYRDLIDAAEDANDPVTEDLAVTVLAEEEAHRTEFRGFEKEYQSD; encoded by the coding sequence ATGTCGAACGACCGCGTCATCGAGCTGCTCCGGAAGGCGTATAGCGACGAGATCGAGACGGTCATGAACTACCAGACGAACGCGATCGTCCTCGACGGCGTTCGCGCCGAGGAGATCAAGGAAAGCCTCCAGACCGACATCCAGGAGGAACTGGCGCACGCCGAACAGCTGGGCCAGCGACTCAAGCAGCTGGACGCTCGACCGCCGGGGTCGGCCGAGTTCACCGCCCGACAGGACTCCCTGCAGCCGCCGGCTGACTCGACGGACGTCCTCTCGGTCATTCGCGGGGTGCTCGACGCCGAGGAGGACGCGATCGCCACCTACCGCGACCTCATCGACGCGGCCGAGGACGCGAACGACCCGGTCACCGAGGACCTCGCCGTCACGGTCCTCGCCGAGGAGGAGGCCCACCGCACCGAGTTCCGCGGCTTCGAGAAGGAGTACCAGTCCGACTAG
- a CDS encoding winged helix-turn-helix transcriptional regulator — protein sequence MATKPPEADADDDTEVELRNADVCNVVGAVEEMGAKWKLIVLNDLRDGEKRFNELKRSTGASSYTLSRVLDDLEEEEFIENRKEFESPVASYYTLTEKGDALCPVFESLDAWGADWL from the coding sequence ATGGCGACCAAACCACCCGAGGCTGACGCTGACGACGACACCGAGGTCGAACTGCGGAATGCGGACGTCTGCAACGTCGTCGGAGCCGTCGAAGAGATGGGGGCGAAGTGGAAGCTCATCGTCCTGAACGACCTGCGTGACGGTGAAAAGCGGTTCAACGAACTCAAGCGCTCGACGGGTGCGAGTTCCTACACGCTTTCGCGGGTGCTCGACGACTTAGAGGAAGAGGAGTTCATCGAGAACCGTAAGGAGTTCGAGTCGCCCGTCGCGAGTTACTACACGCTGACTGAGAAGGGAGATGCCCTCTGTCCCGTGTTCGAGTCGCTCGACGCCTGGGGTGCGGACTGGCTGTGA
- a CDS encoding response regulator, with protein sequence MTRNMGSSIRVLHVDDDPAFLELAATFLERAGDGFEVVTASSAVEGYDVLEREPIDCLVSDHDMPDWNGIEFLQTVREEHPDLPFILFTGKGSEEVASRAVSAGVTDYLQKETGTDQYTILANRIENAVERDRSQRAVTAQKRRLETLVDNVPGVVYRCRNEPGWPMEYLGGECESLTGHPADRLESGEITWGEDVIHPDDRDPVRETVQTSIAADEPFEDTYRIRTADGDTKWVWERGRGVPDDDVPDTISSVIDANTKTADANTKTADANTKTADANTKTADANTKTADANVEFLEGFITDVTDRKERERELQRYERLFEAVFHDPNVLVGLLAPDGTVRTVNRTALKYVDADREAIVGEPFSETPWWPDDRRTDVREWIERAAAGEYVEYEATHPTEDGSPIVVEGTFRPVVDDGDTSALDGDTSALDEGETTSGDTRADHDRPGSITGIVVSAKDVTERRRREREVKRQADRLDEFASAVSHDLRSPISAVDGRLDLALETGDREHIERAAEAIDRVDDLREDIVATLRSGEIVSEREPVLLEEAVESALIAVDPPASTDVTVDDVEIEADPDAFARLLENLLRNSVEHGGASVTVRFGRLGAGDAESRERPGGPGDGAAGGDTRTTGSGIVYEDDGPGIDPADRDRVFTPGFTTKTDGDGIGMGMASVRQIVAAHGWSIRITDATVLDGVRFEIRTE encoded by the coding sequence ATGACACGGAACATGGGCTCGTCGATCCGGGTGCTCCACGTCGACGACGACCCGGCCTTCCTCGAGTTAGCCGCGACCTTCCTCGAACGAGCGGGGGACGGGTTCGAGGTGGTCACCGCCTCGAGCGCGGTCGAGGGATATGACGTCCTCGAGCGGGAGCCGATCGACTGTCTCGTCTCCGACCACGACATGCCCGACTGGAACGGGATCGAGTTCCTGCAAACGGTCCGGGAGGAGCACCCGGACCTGCCGTTCATCCTGTTTACGGGGAAGGGCTCGGAGGAGGTCGCCAGCAGGGCGGTTTCGGCCGGCGTGACCGACTACCTGCAAAAGGAGACCGGCACGGACCAGTACACGATCCTCGCCAACCGGATCGAGAACGCCGTCGAGCGGGACCGCTCCCAGCGGGCGGTCACGGCGCAGAAACGACGTCTCGAGACGCTGGTCGACAACGTTCCCGGAGTGGTCTACCGGTGCCGGAACGAACCCGGCTGGCCGATGGAGTATCTCGGCGGCGAGTGCGAGTCCCTCACCGGCCACCCGGCCGACCGGCTCGAATCCGGCGAGATCACGTGGGGCGAGGACGTGATCCACCCCGACGACCGCGATCCGGTCCGGGAAACGGTGCAGACATCGATCGCCGCCGACGAACCCTTCGAGGACACCTACCGAATCCGGACGGCCGACGGGGACACCAAGTGGGTGTGGGAGCGTGGTCGCGGCGTCCCCGACGACGACGTTCCCGACACGATTTCGAGCGTCATCGACGCCAACACGAAGACGGCCGACGCCAACACGAAGACGGCCGACGCCAACACGAAGACGGCCGACGCCAACACGAAGACGGCCGACGCCAACACGAAGACGGCCGACGCCAACGTCGAATTTCTCGAGGGATTCATCACCGACGTTACCGACCGAAAGGAACGCGAACGCGAGCTCCAGCGGTACGAACGCCTGTTCGAGGCCGTCTTCCACGACCCGAACGTGCTCGTGGGGTTGCTCGCGCCCGACGGGACGGTGCGGACGGTCAACCGGACCGCGCTCAAGTACGTGGACGCCGACCGGGAAGCGATCGTGGGCGAACCGTTCTCCGAGACGCCCTGGTGGCCGGACGACCGCCGTACGGACGTCCGCGAGTGGATCGAGCGGGCAGCCGCCGGCGAGTACGTCGAATACGAGGCGACCCATCCCACCGAAGACGGGTCGCCGATCGTCGTCGAGGGGACCTTTCGGCCGGTGGTCGACGACGGGGACACGTCGGCGCTGGACGGGGACACGTCGGCGCTCGACGAGGGCGAAACGACCTCGGGCGACACGCGTGCTGACCACGACCGCCCCGGATCGATCACGGGGATCGTCGTCTCGGCCAAGGACGTCACGGAACGCCGCCGCCGCGAACGGGAGGTGAAACGGCAGGCCGACCGGCTCGACGAGTTCGCGAGCGCGGTCTCACACGACCTCCGGAGTCCGATCTCGGCCGTCGACGGCCGTCTGGACCTCGCGCTCGAGACCGGCGACCGCGAGCATATCGAGCGGGCGGCGGAGGCGATCGATCGCGTCGACGACCTCCGTGAGGACATCGTCGCGACGCTCCGGAGCGGCGAGATCGTCTCGGAGCGCGAACCGGTCCTGCTCGAGGAGGCGGTGGAGTCGGCCCTGATCGCGGTCGATCCGCCCGCCTCGACCGACGTGACCGTCGACGATGTCGAGATCGAGGCCGATCCGGATGCCTTCGCCCGACTGCTCGAGAACCTGCTTCGGAACTCGGTCGAACACGGCGGTGCGAGCGTCACGGTTCGATTCGGCCGGCTCGGCGCCGGGGACGCGGAGAGTCGGGAGCGACCCGGCGGGCCCGGGGACGGAGCTGCCGGGGGCGACACTCGGACCACCGGATCCGGGATCGTCTACGAGGACGACGGCCCGGGAATCGACCCGGCAGACCGCGATCGCGTGTTCACGCCGGGGTTCACGACCAAGACCGACGGCGACGGGATCGGGATGGGGATGGCGAGCGTCCGCCAGATCGTCGCCGCACACGGATGGTCGATACGGATCACGGACGCGACCGTTCTCGACGGCGTTCGGTTCGAGATCCGGACGGAGTGA
- a CDS encoding DUF7333 family protein, giving the protein MEFDFGRSVAPLVVIVAVATVALTSMMAPSTVFMMVLPSMIVFSVIAFFLGMKYGEFRAGP; this is encoded by the coding sequence ATGGAATTCGATTTCGGACGGTCGGTGGCGCCACTCGTCGTGATCGTCGCCGTCGCAACGGTCGCGCTGACGTCTATGATGGCTCCCTCGACGGTCTTTATGATGGTCCTTCCGTCGATGATCGTTTTCTCGGTCATCGCGTTCTTCCTCGGGATGAAATACGGCGAGTTCCGTGCCGGTCCGTAA
- a CDS encoding TAXI family TRAP transporter solute-binding subunit: MSSQRTRRRFLEVTGAAGIVALAGCSGNGNGGNGNGGGNGNGGGNGNGGGNGNGGGNGNGNGNGGGNGGTQNRLSWHAGGTGGTYYPLSNEFKTVVEANTDFSLNVQSTGASVENVGSLADGSADFALIQNDIASFAKNGTGIDAFQDNPIETLQGVATLYPETITLVTLAENDISTVDDLSGATINTGDLGSGTQVNAQQILESLGITDYNEQNAGFSQASEQLANGDIDAAFVVGGWPVGAIEDLANTNDVEIIPIAGENREAVKADASWFANDTIPGGTYSGVEEDVETVAVQAMIATHSDVPADTVETVTAAIFDNLDELSIKTDFITVDSAQDGMSIELHEGAAAYFDA; this comes from the coding sequence ATGTCATCCCAACGAACACGACGGCGATTCCTCGAAGTGACCGGCGCAGCGGGTATCGTCGCGCTGGCCGGCTGTAGCGGCAATGGTAACGGCGGCAACGGAAACGGCGGCGGCAACGGAAACGGCGGCGGCAACGGAAACGGCGGCGGCAACGGAAACGGTGGCGGTAACGGAAACGGCAACGGAAACGGCGGCGGCAACGGCGGGACGCAGAACCGACTGAGCTGGCACGCCGGCGGAACCGGCGGGACCTACTACCCGCTTTCGAACGAGTTCAAGACGGTGGTCGAGGCCAACACCGACTTCTCGCTGAACGTCCAATCGACGGGGGCGAGCGTCGAGAACGTCGGCAGCCTCGCGGACGGGTCGGCCGACTTCGCGCTGATCCAGAACGACATCGCCTCGTTCGCGAAGAACGGCACGGGCATCGACGCCTTCCAGGACAACCCGATCGAGACGCTCCAGGGCGTCGCGACGCTGTACCCCGAAACGATCACGCTCGTCACGCTGGCGGAGAACGACATCTCCACGGTCGACGACCTCAGCGGCGCGACGATCAACACCGGCGACCTCGGATCGGGTACGCAGGTCAACGCGCAGCAGATCCTGGAGTCGCTCGGCATCACCGACTACAACGAGCAGAACGCCGGCTTCTCGCAGGCGTCCGAACAGCTCGCGAACGGCGACATCGACGCGGCCTTCGTCGTCGGCGGCTGGCCGGTCGGCGCGATCGAGGACCTCGCGAACACCAACGACGTCGAGATCATCCCGATCGCCGGCGAGAACCGCGAGGCGGTCAAGGCGGACGCCTCCTGGTTCGCGAACGACACCATCCCCGGCGGCACCTACAGCGGCGTCGAGGAGGACGTCGAGACCGTCGCCGTGCAGGCGATGATCGCGACCCACTCCGACGTGCCCGCCGACACCGTCGAGACGGTCACCGCGGCCATCTTCGACAACCTCGACGAGCTCTCGATCAAGACCGACTTCATCACCGTCGACAGCGCACAGGACGGGATGTCCATCGAGCTGCACGAGGGCGCGGCGGCCTACTTCGACGCGTAG
- a CDS encoding CoA-binding protein, producing the protein MSADDPTTSGESTDVEGRIDELLDAETVAVVGCSTTPEKAAHRIPKYLQEHGYRIVPVNPYAETVLGEPAYDAVTEVPREVTIDVVDVFRPSEDVPGVVDDVLERRDLAGDVGGLWLQLGIRNGEAAARAEAAGVAVVQDRCMKVEHERLR; encoded by the coding sequence ATGTCCGCGGACGACCCGACCACGTCCGGCGAGTCGACCGACGTCGAGGGACGCATCGACGAGCTCCTCGACGCGGAGACGGTGGCCGTCGTCGGCTGCTCGACCACGCCCGAAAAGGCGGCCCACCGGATCCCGAAGTACCTCCAGGAGCACGGCTATCGGATCGTCCCGGTGAATCCGTACGCCGAGACCGTCCTCGGCGAGCCGGCCTACGACGCCGTGACCGAGGTCCCGCGCGAGGTCACGATCGACGTGGTCGACGTGTTCCGCCCGAGCGAGGACGTCCCGGGCGTGGTCGACGACGTTCTCGAACGTCGGGATCTCGCGGGAGACGTCGGCGGCCTCTGGCTCCAGCTGGGGATCCGCAACGGCGAGGCGGCGGCACGGGCCGAAGCCGCAGGGGTCGCCGTCGTGCAGGACCGCTGTATGAAGGTCGAACACGAGCGTCTGCGGTGA